The Hordeum vulgare subsp. vulgare chromosome 7H, MorexV3_pseudomolecules_assembly, whole genome shotgun sequence DNA window ctttcacacatgagagaagttacatctctaattgatatcctcttttctttcacgtccatcgctgcatttcctttttcggtttttggtggcaacgtgaaaggatttgttttgagtgcgtatcttatttttcctacatcttgatgcactctttggccgtgaagattatttttcctcatgcttgtcttgatgagggttttgccattttcaattattatccctcctcttgacaaggttcttacttcctatcttcacaatgggttgtcacaagcgttggttcttattttgtttaatagtaagcttgtgaacccattttctagtatgtgtgtgtgggaatgatatgtcttgcactttgtatctcatttcatcaagactatgttgatgagtaatgctcatccttatcttagtcttctcaagtgctttgccatgactcatacacattactttgtttgagcctattcttaagttgcttctattacatgttgctcaaccatttgttttgtgcaattgatatgcttagtgtctcatctatcctcttgcactcgttgtgtgttctataaattctgggggagcaacgatcctattttgtgcacctgtgtcaaatacaaaaatctcatattagtgaacaaatcatggggagcttctctagtttttgataaagcactatgttgcctttatcataatatcttttattcacgtGGTTCGAAGgaacatatgattgtttgttccatctcgaatcttttgattgcttgcctctatctttgtatgtctttgtggcatacgattcttttatttgcaattgttgggtcctcaatatagtttgttttcctccaactacttatcattatatttgtgtatttttctgcactcatttgctgagaagtgcacactttttggaggaccacctactataagcaataaacttttcgtccattttggcaatcgatgccaatgggggcgaagtttagagagtttactttggatatgtttggaGGGttctgcttttattgcgtaagcatttacatcttgctcacatgcattattaccttgtatgtgtgcgcttggttatgcttatttccttatataaactctcttgaagtggttgtcttcaattaccaaaatgggggagattgttagagcatatatctccatatgtggttttggtaattgatgacaattcctatggactaatggtttccttaagttatatttataggatttgtccataagcacttcttgaagtccatctgttgggttcaaggagtttatatgttgaccaagatgttattcaaggtattatccaaagaatggtcatagaaacactaggttgatcaagatctcagacaaagagtaaatcaagatgatcaacacacaaagcgtataagatgtaccgagagggatcaagtgatcccatgatatggtaagcattgtccactacatgtttgtgtactaacccatggtctttgtgagactcctatgtgggggttaggtgtgtttccattgggcttgcgtcaaaaggaagatctcatagaacccatgaaggatgacgtcaagtggtgatcgtcatcaagattgtggtgtgcaagttcaagtggatcagcacgaatatatcattgaaactattgtcagtgatcatgtgttgataaggacaatctcatgtgctaacaaggacaagatcaagataagcattcctgagcactacatgcttgattcttgtggatgctcacatggtggacatgacaagatcaagataagcattcctgagcactacatgcttgattcttgtggatgttcacatggtggacaaatgaagatgaatacataagctaggctttccccattgtgtatgggagagctacttgaagacttcatcatgtcttgctttcaacttgagccaagaaggaacaacaacatcaagctcaagtgaaagggctaactcaaaggtatcagttcctttgacgttagtggtgcggagtgatgatcagtgaataaaagtatacactcaagtatggatcatcagtaccccttttatgattcttgagtctttagggatcccgcactactaagaggggatcacaggttttgcgatgaacttgctcaaactacatctccactgttctgctaagaccacatctccactgctctgctattatcagaaaacaggaccagtgcctcggacatccggcctcctccggacgtccaaggcatcgacgtccgaccagcttcagaaatccggaactatgcaccagagaaacttgagttctataactcggatttctggctcactccggacatccgagcgccggatgtccgatcagcttcggaaatccggagccctgcaccagaagaacattagctctataactcggatttccggatccctccggacgtccgaggcccggacgtccgttccccttcggaaatccggaatcacccaccagtagcagttgagtcgaataacccgGAATTCCGGTCCTCTCCAGACGTCCGGTCACTGTTCAatacacagtattttcagtcatatctacaggccttggacgaccgacccctgtcggacatccgacccctcgcggacgcccggacgtccggcaactgtcggacgtccggaccctgtgtgacttaaagtgcccccaacggctggatttcactccccactatatatactcttctcccacctcgtgaaagagtgcccaacacagccttatcctcataagaacacatttccacctcacacacatttgctcactccaaatcttagatcccaagagcatttgtgagcccctttgagagttgttccaatcaaaagatagatcatctccctctccttctctcaacccaagctatttgtgatttgagcaagttttgagcatttcccgtgatcttgttactcttggaggttggagactcctaggcgataggagttcttcggagaggaatcaatccgtgtgatttcccccggaaaagtttgtgagggtttggaagccacctcaaaggcttaccactagtggttgagaaactccttcgtggtgttatctcaaagggagaatagggtgagccttcgtggcgttggtgtgccttcgtggtaacatccacctctctaacggtgactagcttccctccaaggaagtgaacatcgggatacatcttcgtctcagtgaccttggttatccttaaccctaacttcttacttgtggtttacttgtgttacttgagctacatacattgcatatcgtttgtgctcattatattgtgttggctatttcttgtacaagattaatcattcaagcataccctctatatacaCACGtatatacttgcagcccttgatatatcgtgtgatatagtgtgatctagtatcttgtgttgttcacctacttgtcgtgtgatatagctcaagtaggtttgtgtaacttacttttgcttgttagtaactgcattgtgtccatcttagtagatcgtgttgttgatacacgttgcagtgcctagtgcatttaggacttgtgcttgacaagtaccctcttagtttatttccgcatcaggttcaagccaaatctgaagaagtttttaaatagcctattcaccccccccccccccccctctaggcatcatcgATGTCTTTTCAGCTTTGCCCTCAACATGAACTGCAATATAAAGTTTACATAGTGTTAGCAAGTAAAAAGATTCTTTTTTCATAATCTGGATTAAAAAATACAAGGTCATGACAACATTTGTTTCAATGGACTATTATCATCAAAGCTACAAGAACGGCAGAAACAGTACAAGCCACAAGGAAAAATAAGCTATAGAGAACAAGACATGAATATTATCAAGTGAATGCCGAAATCTTGCCATTTCTTGTGTGTGATACAATCGTGACCGTTAACCAAAGAATCATACTACACACATGCACACAGCAGCGGGCCTAGGATTTAAAGAAGGTGCATTCAAAATTTCAAAGTCAATTTTTCCATGGCATAAAGCCTTACTTTTGCCATGTATAACCAAATATATCACCATAATTCATGTGGAAAATTCAAATGCTCATGCCTAAACAATTTATGATTCACTGCAAAGAAACTACAAATTTGTATATACTAAAAACAAAGCCAAATAGATAAATTAACTTACTATTGTATCCATACTCTTGGTGTTCGATGAGGCTCGCACAGTCGGCCTACCGGGCAACGGAAAACGAAGATGATGCATCGACACGTGTAACCAGCAGTGTGTGTAACAATACATAGATTTAACGCAACTAAGATAAGATTCGACACAAGAAAAAAAGCCAAATATTGACATCGGAGTATAAAGATGTATTAAGATATACGAACGCATCGAATTATCTACATGAACGCATCGAGCGAGCCTTCAACGCGGCAATGCCCACTGCTGTCGACTACAGAGATGGATTAAAGTTGGATTGAGCCAACAGATGGCTCTGGTCGCGCCGCCTGCCTGTGCCGCCGTGCCCGCGTGCGATCAGGCGATGGCGATCCGCCCAGTCGCCATTCCCTACCGCTTCGAGTGCGGATGGAAATGGAATTATGGATGGGAGGCGTCCGTTTCTTCTGCGATATTTCTTTTTACCGAAGCGCTATGCTATCGATGGATTTCTGGCTCGTGCGTGTAGGCCCTGCGTGCTGCAGCGATTTGGGTCATCTCGGGGTGTGGGCTAGTCTTCATTTTTGGGTTGAAATCGTTAGCTGGCCTGATTTACTGTATTTTTTCGTTTTTCCCTGATACATACACATGGTATATGTTATATATACATGGTTTCTTGGCAAAAATTATGGGTATTCAACTGAATACCCTTGAATTGAACTGGGCCCGCCCCTGACTGCACAATGAATGCTGGCATGCAGTACACTGCATACTGACTGAGTAATGTAGTTATTAAGTTCAGGAATTACATCTAGCCTTGCTTGTTATGATTAATTTAGCAAGATTTGTTTTCCCTGGAGTTCGCCCAAATTGAATATACAAAACACCATATTATGGTGCTCCATTTTAGCTATTGAGAACTCACTAATATCAACAAAATGCACTAAGGTTATTTTAGCAATGTAATTGCCACCCAGTTGCATTTCCAAAGACCCTTCTCATTCAAATGATAAGCATAACAACATACAGTTGGATAGACAACAAGGTGGTGTTTAACTAGAAAAGGTTTCAAGCCAGATATGGTGCATAAATGGGCTACAAGCTTAATGAGATTTCTTGACTCATTTCATGTGCTCATCTAGTCATGTCTTCTGTCTTTTAAGAACATGAGAGAATGATAGTATGTATTGTGAAGGATATAATttaatactcccttcgtcccaaaataagtgtcacaaAACAAGCATGCGTAAATGTAGGTTAGGGAGGGGGGAAGGGACTTACTGGTTAATAAATTAATCAACGAATTTCAAGAATGCGTATATATGTGGACTTCTACCCACCAAGTGGAGGGTGGACTCCTTCTGGATGTTGTAGTCAGCCAGAGTGCGCCCATCCATCCTCAAGCTGCTTGCGAGCGAAGATGACACACTGCTGGTCCGGTGGGATGCCCTCCTTGTCCTGGATCTTGGCCTTGAAATTTTTCAATGGTGTCACGGGACTCGACCTCGAGGGTGATGGTCTTGCCGGTGAGGGTCTTCACAAAGATCTGCATCTGTAAATAAATACAAACATACCATACAAGGGTAAGGCACGATAAAGGGAAATCTGCAGTTCATCAAACAATACACAAATCAGATTGCACAACAGGGATGTAATTGTAACTCGGAATCCCCTAGCGAAAACTGATGACAGTGTTAAATTTTGGAACAACTCCTAGCAGGCTAGCACAATCGGGAGTATATATGATCTAGTTGTACCAAACAAGCTGGTTAAGCCATGGAGGATAATATCTTCAAACCCAGATGAATTTAAGAGTAGAATCGAAAGGCTACACTCACAAGCAGCTATAAGACCGACCACAAGAGGGTCTAATATGTATCTTAGAGAATATAATATGATCGGTCTACAGAGAGAATTATACTTGAATTTAATTCAGAATTATCATACAAATAAACACAATCCTGAGAAAACAACCAAAACATACTTGAATCGTTTCAACACCAGCTTCCTAAAGCAAGACTTTGTAGATGCGTCGAGCAAACGAGTTGATTATGTTGGATGTATCCCTTACAGAACAGGCTTATTAGTTGCAATATGAGGGGTACAAAAGCAGAAATCCACGAGAATACTAGAAGATTTATCAACAACCGAGGAGAATCGGATAAGTAAAACTGATGGATGGACCGAACAACCAGAAATCGCATCGCGGTCGGCAGATCTGCTCGAAAATCCAGGCATAATCGAGAGAGATTCCCCTACAACCGAGCCTACTCAACCTAGACTAAACGAACGAGCAGCAATCGACAATCAACAATAGCACGTCGACCCACGGATCTAGTTCCGTCCATCCAAACTACTAACAACAATCGAGAGGAACGAACAATAATCTACATGGCCTGATAATAATCTATGAAGAGGAGGCAAAGGCGGAGGGATGGGTCGGAGGCTCGCATGCATACCTTGAGGAGGGGGTGGGAGAGAGCCTTCGCTTTCGATCTATGGGAGGTGATTTTCTGGCGATATCGGACGGGAAtgggaagggggagggggaggtgggGGGAGCTTACGGAAGAGGATGAGGCCCCCGAAGGCGCTGGCGAGGGAGGAGTAGGCGACGCGGCggatggagaggtcgaggcaggagTCCCACTTGGCGTCCAGGTCGTACCGCGGCGGGATCCCGGAGCTGGCGGGCGGGGACGTCTTCGGCGCCGGCGACGGGACCGTGGCCGGGGCGGGGGCGGCAGGTGGCGCGGGCGCGGGCGCCGCGGCGGCGTTCTCGGACGACTCCGCCATGGGAGGGAGGATAGGAAGGCACGAGGGTTTCTCGCGACACGGGCGAGGAgaagagggggtggggtggggtgagaCGCGAATGGGGGCGAGAAAGGCGGAGGATGGGTGGGGGGTGGAGAGAAGCGACGCGAATGCTTGCCGCTGCGGTCGGTCCCCAgaagtactaatggcgcatcacctacaaatgcgccattagtaaccctggttactaatggcgcaccagctggtggtgcgccattagtagttttgcaaaaaaaatgaaaattatagtagtggcgcactgggtgagtggtgcgccattagtatttttggaaaaaaaagaaaaacaattgttagtagtggcgcaccgtgtgtgtggtgcgccattatgtccatcacactaatgacgcacctgcacatggtgcgccactgctatatagtagtggcgcaccacttgtctggtgcgccattagtgtctatattatctatagccATTTTCCTAGtagtcttctattgtattcgatggtGCACCACACACACGGATAGTCTTCTATTGTATTATCTATAGTAAATATTAgtattttttctatgcattgttttcttgtgctggttgcaccttggtttgagaagtgcctagtattttttttgatgtttgcaagtagatgcctagtattttttttgatgtttgcaattagat harbors:
- the LOC123408169 gene encoding myb-related transcription factor, partner of profilin-like, with product MAESSENAAAAPAPAPPAAPAPATVPSPAPKTSPPASSGIPPRYDLDAKWDSCLDLSIRRVAYSSLASAFGGLILFRKLPPPPPPPSHSRPISPENHLP